Part of the Thermodesulfobacteriota bacterium genome, TCGCCGGGCTCCACGGGAAGTACGGCGGCGACGGGCTCGTGGTCATAGGGATTCATCACCCGAAATCCGAAAGGACGAAGGACGACGCCCTCGTCCTTAAAGCGGCGAAGGGGCTCGGGTTCGGGTTCCCCGTAGCCTAGGACAGGGACTGGAAGGTCATAAACGCGTACTGGCTCGACGTCGCCCGGCGCTCCTACACCTCGTCGAGCATACTGATAGACAAAAAGGGGATTATAAGATTCGTCCACGACGGCGGGGAATTTTACAGGAGCGAAGACAACCCCGACGCCGACCTCGCGTACAAAACCATAGACCGCAAAATAAGAGAGCTCTTCGATGAAACCCCCTGACTTCAACTCTCAATGTTTGTCATTCCCGAATGCTTGTATCGGGAATCCAGCACGCCACGCGTGCACGAATCCGACGCCGCGGCTGTAAGCCGCGACCCCACACTTCTGTCATTCTGAACTTGTTTCAGAATCTCGTTTTTATCCTTTGTTTTCTGGGGGGCACCTTTTAAAAAGGGGGTGGACAGTGTCCGCAGACACCCGGCATGGCAAGAGACTTGGCCATTTTCACCTTAGCTCCGACTGACGTCTCTGCTCTTGAACCCCCCCCTTGGAAAAAGGCCTGTCGCGGCGAAGGCTGCGCCGAAGCCGGAGGGGTATGGGGCGATTTCTCCTTGGTTTTTCTTTCTTCTCCACATGAAAGAGCCGGGATGAGCGGGCACCTCGGCCGTTTCTTTCCTACCACGACCCCCCTCCTCCGCCTCCGAATCCGCCTCCGCTCGACCCGCCCCCTCCGAACCCGCTCCCGCCCGACTTCCTCGGGGCGGACGCGAACGTGCTGTTCATCACCCCGAGGCTCCTTCCTATGTCGGCGGCGAAAACCCTCGGCGTAAAGGAATTCGCATATCCCGGCGACGAATACCAGCCCGGCGGCTCCCTGTATATGTCCTTGAACGCGTCGGCCCACTTCTCTTCGAGCCCGAATACGAGCGCGAAGGGCAGGACCCTGTCGAAGAGGGTAGGGTCGTCCTTCGCGAGCGCCTCGATACGGCTTTTCTCGGCCTTGTCGATGAATTCCTTAAAGCCGAGGAGCTCTTCGTTCGCGAGCGCTCCCTCCCTCGTTTTTCTCGGCATGGATCCCGACCACGCGAGTATTATCACGCCCGAGAGGGCGATCGAAATCTTGAGCAGAAAGTTCGTAAAGAGGGCAAAGCCTATTATGAGCAGTATGATCCCCGCCCACTTGTAAATCCCCTTCACCTTCTCCGGGTCCCCGGGGAAGTATCCGCCTCCGACCAGCTCGTCGTAAAGGGACTTCTTTATGCCGGGCAGCTCCCTGTAGAACTTATTCCTGAGGTCCGAGATCTCCACCTCGCCGCCGGTCTTGAAAATCCCGTCGAGCACCTTCTTCTCGTGGGGCTTGAGCTCCCCCTGCGCGGCCTCCTTCGTCTTTATGAGCTTGTAGTCCCTGTCCGAGAAGAAATAGAATTTCGTCGACGTCTCCTCTTCGATCCTGAGATATCCCCTCACGGCGAGGTCTATGACTGTAGACGTTATGTCCGCGACGTCCGCCCTCTCGTCTATGAGCGTCCCCGCCTCGGCCGGGGTGAATCCCTCGGGCGGCTCGTACCTTACCATTACGGAGCCCCTTCCCTCGGGGTCGCGTCCGCTCGTCCGCCAGATGTAGAACATCCCGAAGAACGTCGCGAAGGGCAGGACGAAATACCAGTTGTCCGAAAGGAGCCGGAGTAATTTCTCGAGCCCCGAGGGCTCCTTTACGGTCCCCTTCGGAAACCCGGTCACGGTGGTAAGGCCCTCTCCCGCCCAAAGGGCGCGCGTGGCGGCGAACTCCGCCTCGCTGTCAGTCGCGGACGCCGTGCAGTCCCTGCCGGTCGCTCCCCGGTGGCCCGTATAACATTCCGCCTTGATTTCTCCCGCCGCTCCCTCGGGGAGATATACCCTGGCGCCGGCCTTCTCTATCGGCACCCTCCACTCGTCCCCCGTCACGTTCCAGTAAAGCTCGTCGTGGTCTTCGAAGAACGCCGCGGCCCCCCTCACTGTATACTCGATCCTGTACCCGTGCACCCCGGTTACGGTCCTGTCCGGGTCCCCTATCCGGATGTTTACCACCGAACCCTCCGTGCTCACCTTATACCGATAAGGGTTCCCGTCGAAGTCCGTCACATCCTTAACGTCTATCTTTATGCTGTAACGCTTGTAACCGTAATCGTATTTATAAGGGATGTACCTGTATATGCCGTGCCTCTCCGCATATTGAAAGTCGTACTCTATGTCCTCGACGACGGTGAGGCTCCCGCTCTCGTCTATGTATATGTCCGAATGGAAGCTCCTTATCTCCTCCGCATCGGCCGCCGGCATAAGGACGGCAAAGAAGGCGAGGGCGAGGATTATAAGAGCGGCGCGCGCTTTAGTCATGTAAGATGGGGCCTCCCCGAGGGCCTTTTTACTGGCCGAAGCTTACTTTCGGAGCGGTTCTCTCGGCCTCTGAATCGAGCTCGAAATACTCCTTCTTCCGGAAGCCGAACATGTTGGCCACGAAGTTGCTCGGAACCGTTTCTATCTTCGTATTGAGGTCCCTGACGACGGCGTTGTAATAACGGCGAGCGAGCTGTATCTGCTCCTCTATCCTCGAAAGCTCGGCCTGGAGCTCGAGGAAATTCTGGTTCGCCTTAAGGTCCGGATATGCCTCCGAAAGGGCGAAGAGACTCTTGAGCGTCGACTGGAGGAAGTTTTCCGCCTCGGCCTTGGCCTCTGGTGTCGTGGCCTGCATGGCCCGGCTCCTCGCCTCGACCACGCTCTCGAAGGTGGACTTTTCGTGGGATGCGTATCCCTTCACGGTCTCGACGAGGTTCGGTATGAGGTCGTATCTTCTCTTTAGCTGAACGTCCACGTCCGACCATGCCTGCTCGGCCATGTTCCTCAGCTTGACGAGCCCGTTGTAAATCCCGACTAAAGCGAACGCTACCGCCGCTATAACGGCAAGAACTATAAGTGTCCCGGTCATGTCTTTGCCTCTCTTCTTTCTTTCTCGGGAACGCGGCTCCGCACCCCCGGGTCGGATAAATTATAAATCAATTTATCCTCCCCCGCGACGAACCCGGCTTATCGGCTGCCTCGAAAGCGGCCGGCCGCTTACCAGAGCGGGTTGAAAGTGAGGCCCGAGAGTATCTTCGGATAAAAATAGGTGGTCTTGTGCGGCATCCTCTCGCCGTCGCGGACGACGTCGAATATGTCGCCGGCCTTGAGCTCGGGGAGTATAAAGCCGAGCGGGTATTCCCCGCTCCCCGTGAGTTTGACTGCCTCTTCCAGGAACTTCGTGTAGAAAACCCCGGATTCTTCCTCGTTCAGTATGTCCTTGAAAACTATCTTGTGAAGGAGCATGACGCCGAGCCTCGAATACCCTTCGCCCGAGCGGTCCTTCACGGAAACCCTGTACGCTTTCTTCCTGTCCCCTGTTATGACGGTAAATTCCTCGTGGCCTATGTCGGACACGGCCTCGCCGAACTCCATCTCTTTCACGTTGAAGTACTCGCCCAGCTTTGCGAGGAACGATTCCGCCGTGTATCGGCCCATGTTCTTAGCCAGCCTGTGCGTGGGGT contains:
- a CDS encoding DUF2207 domain-containing protein, producing MTKARAALIILALAFFAVLMPAADAEEIRSFHSDIYIDESGSLTVVEDIEYDFQYAERHGIYRYIPYKYDYGYKRYSIKIDVKDVTDFDGNPYRYKVSTEGSVVNIRIGDPDRTVTGVHGYRIEYTVRGAAAFFEDHDELYWNVTGDEWRVPIEKAGARVYLPEGAAGEIKAECYTGHRGATGRDCTASATDSEAEFAATRALWAGEGLTTVTGFPKGTVKEPSGLEKLLRLLSDNWYFVLPFATFFGMFYIWRTSGRDPEGRGSVMVRYEPPEGFTPAEAGTLIDERADVADITSTVIDLAVRGYLRIEEETSTKFYFFSDRDYKLIKTKEAAQGELKPHEKKVLDGIFKTGGEVEISDLRNKFYRELPGIKKSLYDELVGGGYFPGDPEKVKGIYKWAGIILLIIGFALFTNFLLKISIALSGVIILAWSGSMPRKTREGALANEELLGFKEFIDKAEKSRIEALAKDDPTLFDRVLPFALVFGLEEKWADAFKDIYREPPGWYSSPGYANSFTPRVFAADIGRSLGVMNSTFASAPRKSGGSGFGGGGSSGGGFGGGGGGSW
- a CDS encoding LemA family protein, which gives rise to MTGTLIVLAVIAAVAFALVGIYNGLVKLRNMAEQAWSDVDVQLKRRYDLIPNLVETVKGYASHEKSTFESVVEARSRAMQATTPEAKAEAENFLQSTLKSLFALSEAYPDLKANQNFLELQAELSRIEEQIQLARRYYNAVVRDLNTKIETVPSNFVANMFGFRKKEYFELDSEAERTAPKVSFGQ